DNA sequence from the Gordonia polyisoprenivorans genome:
AAACCCTGCTTCTCGATGGTGTCGACGAAGTCGATGGTGGCGCCCTGGACGTAAGGAGCACTCATCCGGTCGACGGCGAGGGTGACGCCGGCGAAGTCGGCGGTGAGGTCACCGTCGAGGCTGCGGTCGTCGAAGAACAGTTGGTAACGCAGACCGGCGCAGCCACCCGGCTGCACGGCGATGCGCAACGACAGGTCGTCGCGACCTTCCTGGTCCAGAAGGGCCTTGGCCTTCGACGCGGCGGCGTCGGTCAGGATGACTCCGGTGCTGGTGGCGGCGCCGGATTCGTTCTGCACAGTCATCGATGCTCCTCAGTGCTGGTCGAGGCCGGCTCGGTGGGGCCGGTTGCGGTCAGTCCCCGCGCAGACGCGCGGAAACGCACATTCGTACGGTCGGCTTCAACGGTACCCCGTCCTGACATATTCCCGCCGCCGGTCGACCCCGGCTATGTCGTCAGGGTCACGTTCACACCGACTCCGGCCCAGCACGGTCACGGCCATGCCGCCGCGATTCCGCGAACCATCCGCTCCAGTTGGTTGCCGGCATCGTCCATCGCCAGGCGCACCGATCCGGCGTGGTCGACGAGCGAATGTGCCGCGGCGATCCCGGCGTCGGCGATCTCCTCGGGAGTCAGCGCGATCTGCCCGGCGACGACCAGTGTCGGCACCGACGCTGCACGAGCGGTGGTGGTGAGAGCGGAGACGACCTTGCCGCGCAGGGTCTGGCTGTCGAACTTGCCCTCCCCGGTGATCACCAGGTCGGCGGCGGCGATCTGGGCGTCACGATCGGTGACCTCGGCGACCACCGTCGCGCCGGAGACGCGCCGACCACCGAGTGCCAGCAGCGCCGCACCCAGACCTCCGGCCGCCCCGGCGCCGGCGTCGGCCCCGACATCGCGCCCGGCCATGCGGGCGAGCACCCGCGACCACTGGGTCATGCGCTCTTCGAGACGCCCGAGGGTGTCGGCGTCGGCCCCCTTTTGTGGGCCGAACACCGCGGCCGCGCCCAGGGCACCGAGTAGCGGGTTCTCCACGTCGGAGGCCGCAACCACCTCGATGGCGGCACAGCGCGCGACCGCGCGATCCGGGCCGCCGAGGGCCTCGACGAGTCCCCGGCCGCCGTCGGTGGTGGCGCTGCCGCCGAGTCCGACGACCACCGAGCCGGCCCCGGCGCGCAGGGCCGCGTCGACGAGTTGTCCCACACCGAAGGTGTCGGCGGCCATCGCCGTGCGTGCCGTGGGGCGACCGCCGAGTTGGTGCAGGCCGCATGCCTGCGCGCATTCGATGTAGGCAACGGGACGGTCGGGATCGCGTTCGTCGAGTAGCCACTGCGCGTCGACCGCGGCGCCGAGCGGCCCGAAGACCGTCTCGGTGTGCAGCGTCCCGAGATGCTCGGCGAGGACCGCGACGAAACCCGGCCCGCCGTCGGACTGGGGTGCGCGGATCACCTCGTCGGCGGGTCGGGCGGAGAGCCATCCGCGGGCGACGGCCTCGGCCGCCGACACCGCGGTCAGCGTGTCACCGAAGGAGTCGGGTGCGATCAGGATGCGCATCGGACCTCGCCGAGGGACGTCGGAAAGGCCGGGGAAAACACGGGGGCCGCCATGCGGGGCAAGTATAGGGAGGTCGGCGCATCACGGCAGCGCGGATCACCTAGGCTCGTCGGTGTGAAACTGCCATGGAAGAAGGACGACTCCGCACCCGCGGACGAGGCCGTCGAGACCCTTGACGATTCCGACTCGACGGATTCGGTTGATCTCTCGAAATCGCAGCGTGGCAGTGCTTATACGCCCGCCAAGGGCCGCCCGACCCCGTCGCGCCGAGAGGCCGAGGGCCGTCGCCGCGGACCGGTCGCCCCGCCGCCGACGACCCGGGCCGAGGCCCGCGCGCGCAAGAAGGAACTGCGCAGCTCGATGTCACGGGAGGACAAGAAGAAGGCGTCGGCCGACCGCCGTGCCCAGCGCCTCGAGCAGCGCGAGCGGATGATGGCCGGCGACGAGCGCTACCTGATGCCGCGTGATCGCGGTGACGCCCGTCGCTACACGCGCAACCTCGTCGATTCCCGACGCAACTTCGCCGGACTGTTCATGCCGTTCGCGATCGTGTTGATCGTGGTGATGTTCGTGCCCTCGATCGCGGTGTACTCGACCTTCCTGCTGCTGGCCTTCGTCATCCTGATGGCCATCGACGGGGTCATCCTCGGCCGCATGGTCAACAAGCGGGTGGCCGAGCGCTATCCCGACGCCGGCGAGGGCGGTCTGAAGCTCGGCTGGTACGCCTTCACCCGCGCGATGCAGCTACGTCAGATGCGCGCGCCCAAACCGCAGGTCTCCCCCGGCGACGAAGTCTGAGCCGATGACCGCACGAGGGGTCCGGACGCTGGTCCTGGGCGGGGTTCGGTCGGGCAAGTCCGCACACGGCGAACAGTTGCTGCGCGAGGCCGCATCGGTGCGTTATGTGGCCACCGGGCCGACGCTGACGACCGATGCCGAGTGGACCGCGCGCGTCGAGAAACATCGGCAACGGCGTGATCCGAGATACACGACGGTCGAGACGAGCGATCTCGCGTCGGAACTGCGGGCCGACCCGCACACGACGACACTCGTCGACGACCTGGGCAACTGGCTGGCCGCCGGCCTCGACGCCACCGGCGCATGGTCGGCGACGGCCACCGTCGACCGCTCTGCCGAGAATGCCGAATTGTGTTCGGCGATAGCCGGATTCACCGGCGATCTGGTACTGATCAGTCCGGAGGTCGGATTGGCTCCGGTGGCC
Encoded proteins:
- a CDS encoding HesB/IscA family protein, producing the protein MTVQNESGAATSTGVILTDAAASKAKALLDQEGRDDLSLRIAVQPGGCAGLRYQLFFDDRSLDGDLTADFAGVTLAVDRMSAPYVQGATIDFVDTIEKQGFTIDNPNATGSCACGDSFN
- a CDS encoding DUF3043 domain-containing protein, translated to MKLPWKKDDSAPADEAVETLDDSDSTDSVDLSKSQRGSAYTPAKGRPTPSRREAEGRRRGPVAPPPTTRAEARARKKELRSSMSREDKKKASADRRAQRLEQRERMMAGDERYLMPRDRGDARRYTRNLVDSRRNFAGLFMPFAIVLIVVMFVPSIAVYSTFLLLAFVILMAIDGVILGRMVNKRVAERYPDAGEGGLKLGWYAFTRAMQLRQMRAPKPQVSPGDEV
- a CDS encoding glycerate kinase family protein, with translation MRILIAPDSFGDTLTAVSAAEAVARGWLSARPADEVIRAPQSDGGPGFVAVLAEHLGTLHTETVFGPLGAAVDAQWLLDERDPDRPVAYIECAQACGLHQLGGRPTARTAMAADTFGVGQLVDAALRAGAGSVVVGLGGSATTDGGRGLVEALGGPDRAVARCAAIEVVAASDVENPLLGALGAAAVFGPQKGADADTLGRLEERMTQWSRVLARMAGRDVGADAGAGAAGGLGAALLALGGRRVSGATVVAEVTDRDAQIAAADLVITGEGKFDSQTLRGKVVSALTTTARAASVPTLVVAGQIALTPEEIADAGIAAAHSLVDHAGSVRLAMDDAGNQLERMVRGIAAAWP